In Mercenaria mercenaria strain notata chromosome 14, MADL_Memer_1, whole genome shotgun sequence, the following are encoded in one genomic region:
- the LOC123527434 gene encoding acetylcholinesterase-like, translating to MKLLQLIVVNTFLFISIITNTCLGEKEDIEFKTGKGILIGQFEPVVFDGVENYVTRFLGIPYAKPPVRERRFSRPEPYGDFKVPYNATYHRPPCIQAYGYRYLRNIRKSEDCLYLNIYIPGNLRVPVSKRYPVMLYIHGGGFFAGGAEVYSGNILSSFNDVIVVTINYRLTVFGFLSTGEDSSGNYGLWDMKLAIQWVHDNIHEFSGDATKVTLFGNSAGGAAVQYQAINPANKGLFQRIISQSGSCFAYWAIQNNPAQNFESFISDVGCKRSEHSDIMHCLRSKDMELIKEKADRYVYKFVPSVDKDFLLEDPVTLSQGQRDKGKTAMNFFSGLDLLSGVASYDGVFAWLHWDLQNGLSSSSFNKSVHRLLNRALGRKYKRIPSILIESVMHQYTDWFRKYDDLVRAEKMIELESDITFFVPAIQVSNAHSKSQITVDSNNSYFYVFTPKPDFAPKPDWLKGATHFMEMPYVLGLAKELIVQLSEDYLVPEPFTVSERDIELSKLMMRIWTNFAKTGDPNLMTSDSHEYFPSWPPYTGDKQMYLELSYNTTSDSVKDHFASSSVAYWENIFPLLMECGASSGSNSEFLASKLWLIILIMVSFYFSKISS from the exons ATGAAATTACTTCAGTTAATTGTAGTAAAtacatttctgtttatttcaatCATCACAAACACTTGTCTTGGAGAAAAGGAAGATATAGAGTTCAAAACAGGAAAAGGGATATTAATTGGACAATTTGAACCAGTAGTGTTTGACGGCGTTGAAAATTACGTCACGCGATTTTTGGGGATTCCTTATGCCAAGCCACCAGTTCGTGAAAGAAGATTCTCTCGGCCCGAACCTTACGGAGACTTTAAAGTGCCATACAACGCTACCTATCACAGACCGCCTTGTATCCAAGCATATGGTTACAGGTATCTTAGAAACATCCGGAAAAGCGAAGACTGTTTGTATCTAAATATCTACATTCCGGGTAATTTGCGTGTTCCTGTTTCAAAAAGATATCCTGTGATGCTCTATATACATGGAGGTGGATTTTTTGCGGGAGGTGCCGAAGTTTACTCTGGGAATATACTTAGTTCATTCAACGATGTTATTGTTGTAACTATAAATTACCGCCTCACTGTCTTTGGCTTTTTAAGCACTGGCGAAGACTCTTCTGGCAATTACGGTCTTTGGGACATGAAATTAGCTATTCAATGGGTTCATGATAATATACATGAGTTTAGCGGGGATGCTACTAAAGTCACTCTATTTGGAAATTCTGCTGGTGGAGCAGCTGTTCAATACCAGGCAATAAATCCCGCTAATAAGGGTTTATTTCAAAGAATTATTTCCCAAAGTGGCAGTTGTTTCGCCTACTGGGCGATACAAAACAACCCGgcacaaaattttgaaagtttcatAAGCGATGTAGGCTGCAAACGCAGCGAACATTCAGATATCATGCACTGCCTTCGCAGCAAAGATATGGagttaataaaagaaaaagctgacagatatgtatataaatttgtgCCGTCAGTTGACAAAGACTTTCTCCTAGAGGACCCTGTCACTTTAAGCCAAGGACAAAGGGACAAAGGCAAGACTGCCATGAATTTCTTTTCTGGATTGGATTTATTAAGCGGAGTTGCAAGTTACGACGGCGTGTTCGCATGGTTGCACTGGGATCTGCAGAATGGATTATCCAGTAGTTCTTTTAATAAATCTGTACACAGATTACTAAACCGTGCACTGGGAAGAAAATATAAGAGAATCCCATCCATACTGATCGAATCTGTAATGCATCAGTACACAGACTGGTTCCGTAAATACGACGACTTGGTAAGAGCAGAGAAAATGATTGAGTTAGAGTCTGATATAACATTCTTTGTTCCTGCTATTCAAGTATCTAATGCCCATTCAAAGTCGCAAATAACCGTCGACTCAAACAACAGTTATTTCTATGTATTCACACCAAAACCTGACTTTGCTCCAAAGCCAGATTGGTTAAAAGGGGCGACACATTTTATGGAAATGCCATATGTATTGGGCTTAGCAAAGGAGCTAATTGTGCAGTTGAGTGAAGATTATTTAGTACCGGAGCCATTTACAGTTTCTGAAAGAGACATTGAATTATCAAAGCTAATGATGAGGATTTGGACAAATTTTGCCAAAACTGG GGACCCAAACTTGATGACTTCTGATTCCCACGAATATTTCCCATCATGGCCGCCATATACCGGTGACAAACAGATGTATCTGGAGCTGTCATATAATACAACATCAGATTCAGTGAAGGATCATTTTGCATCTTCTAGTGTTGCATACTGGGAAAATATTTTTCCGTTATTAATGGAGTGTGGTGCATCTTCTGGCTCAAATAGTGAATTCCTTGCCTCTAAACTATGGCTTATAATATTGATAATGGTTTCCTTCTATTTTAGTAAAATTAGTTCATGA